The following proteins are co-located in the Polystyrenella longa genome:
- a CDS encoding zinc ribbon domain-containing protein: MPTFDFWRIKLRPGDRYRPANRLAIATLLASCVFVVAMVGIVAFAQFFLLLSVGMIEEPSSELIQLFEQNEIVFFVGLVAFSLFLLASHAGMFLSFCMWMSRTTRNILIISAKDARFLSLWGYQMAGTPLLNNFVAWFYFRDLGKHLILDSAEPDTRLRILGYFKTRCRILALSMLCLLTAIALFLWLMDRDPESLPSQLSILMGTVSFFLIVMAYCWNSMIFRVNDLTGEKHEEYLRTAASRCPECGEPYRETAIHCEVCGAEFSFSTEVDVYGI; encoded by the coding sequence ATGCCCACATTTGACTTTTGGCGAATTAAACTGCGACCGGGGGATCGGTATCGACCGGCGAATCGACTGGCCATCGCGACGTTGCTGGCGTCCTGCGTGTTCGTGGTCGCTATGGTGGGGATCGTGGCCTTTGCGCAGTTTTTCCTGTTATTGTCCGTCGGGATGATCGAAGAACCTTCCAGTGAGTTAATTCAGCTTTTTGAGCAGAACGAGATCGTTTTCTTTGTCGGGCTGGTCGCGTTCAGTCTCTTTCTCCTGGCCAGCCATGCCGGTATGTTCCTGTCGTTTTGCATGTGGATGAGCCGGACAACACGGAATATCTTGATCATTTCCGCCAAGGATGCCCGTTTTCTGTCGTTGTGGGGGTATCAGATGGCCGGGACTCCCCTGTTGAACAATTTCGTGGCGTGGTTCTACTTTCGGGATCTCGGTAAGCATCTCATTTTGGATTCAGCGGAACCTGATACGAGATTACGAATCCTCGGTTACTTTAAAACTCGCTGTCGAATCTTGGCGCTCTCCATGTTGTGTCTGTTGACGGCGATTGCTCTGTTTCTCTGGCTGATGGATCGCGACCCCGAGAGCTTGCCCAGTCAGCTGAGCATTCTGATGGGGACGGTCTCCTTCTTTCTGATCGTCATGGCCTATTGCTGGAACAGTATGATTTTCCGAGTGAATGATCTGACGGGAGAGAAGCACGAAGAGTATTTGCGAACGGCTGCATCCCGTTGCCCGGAATGCGGCGAACCGTACCGCGAAACGGCGATCCACTGCGAAGTCTGTGGAGCGGAATTCAGCTTCTCGACCGAAGTCGATGTTTATGGAATATAA
- the gatA gene encoding Asp-tRNA(Asn)/Glu-tRNA(Gln) amidotransferase subunit GatA, with protein sequence MSLVGATAAELLSFMKKGETTAVEVMQAHLEQISQTDDKVEAYVQIDTETALKKAADVDARRQAGESVGPLGGLPIAIKDVLCTKGVATTCSSKMLENFIPPYDATVIKKLSEADGIMIGKVNMDEFAMGSSTENSAFKKTRNPWNLECTPGGSSGGSAAAVAAMTAPMSLGSDTGGSIRQPAHFCGVVGMKPTYGRVSRYGLVAFASSLDQVGPLANDVHGAALLLEAISGHDQLDSTSVPKDVPSYTSNLEEPLKGLKIGIVKEHYVDGLDGEVELTVREAYKVYESLGAELIDISLPNSKYCVAAYYIIAPAEASSNLARYDGIHYGHRTENFENMVEMYSRSRGEGFGTEVKRRIMLGTYTLSAGYIDAYYLKALKVRRLIRNDFDDAFKKVDVIASPTSPNTAFKLGGMINDPMSMYLEDIYTISANLAGLPGISVPAGISKEGLPIGLQLVGAPFEEGKLLRAARMFEKETGWTAKRPEIN encoded by the coding sequence ATGTCTCTCGTCGGAGCAACCGCTGCTGAGCTCCTCTCTTTCATGAAAAAGGGAGAGACCACCGCCGTCGAGGTAATGCAAGCTCATCTGGAGCAGATCAGCCAGACCGACGATAAAGTCGAAGCTTACGTGCAGATCGATACCGAGACGGCGCTAAAGAAAGCTGCCGACGTCGATGCTCGCCGCCAGGCTGGAGAATCGGTCGGACCGCTGGGTGGCCTGCCCATCGCGATCAAAGATGTGCTTTGCACCAAGGGGGTGGCTACGACTTGCTCAAGCAAGATGCTGGAAAACTTCATACCTCCTTACGATGCAACAGTCATTAAGAAGCTGTCTGAGGCAGATGGAATCATGATCGGGAAGGTCAACATGGACGAATTCGCCATGGGATCCTCCACCGAAAACTCAGCATTCAAAAAAACACGCAATCCCTGGAACTTGGAGTGCACCCCAGGCGGGTCATCTGGGGGTTCCGCTGCTGCGGTCGCCGCCATGACCGCCCCTATGTCACTCGGTTCCGACACAGGTGGCTCCATCCGTCAACCCGCTCACTTCTGCGGTGTCGTCGGAATGAAACCGACCTACGGTCGAGTTTCCCGCTACGGTCTGGTCGCCTTTGCCAGCTCGCTCGATCAAGTCGGTCCCCTCGCCAACGATGTTCATGGAGCGGCACTCCTGCTGGAAGCGATTTCCGGCCACGATCAACTCGATTCCACCTCCGTCCCTAAAGATGTCCCCAGCTACACCAGTAATCTTGAAGAACCTCTCAAGGGACTTAAGATCGGCATCGTCAAAGAACATTACGTAGACGGGCTCGATGGAGAAGTCGAATTAACTGTTCGGGAAGCATATAAAGTCTACGAGTCACTGGGGGCAGAACTGATCGATATCAGCCTGCCGAATTCCAAATATTGCGTCGCTGCCTACTACATCATCGCCCCGGCAGAAGCTTCGAGTAACCTTGCTCGATACGACGGTATCCATTACGGACACCGCACCGAGAACTTCGAGAACATGGTCGAAATGTATTCCCGCAGTCGTGGAGAAGGATTCGGCACCGAAGTCAAACGTCGAATTATGCTGGGAACTTATACACTCTCGGCCGGTTACATTGACGCATACTATTTGAAAGCGCTCAAGGTTCGCCGACTGATCCGGAATGACTTCGACGATGCCTTCAAGAAGGTCGACGTGATCGCTTCGCCCACGTCTCCCAATACAGCATTCAAACTGGGCGGCATGATCAACGATCCGATGTCCATGTACCTGGAAGACATCTACACGATCAGCGCCAACCTGGCTGGGCTCCCGGGAATTTCCGTTCCGGCGGGCATTAGCAAAGAGGGGTTACCCATTGGCTTGCAGTTGGTAGGGGCTCCTTTCGAAGAAGGAAAACTGCTTCGGGCCGCCCGCATGTTTGAAAAAGAGACCGGTTGGACTGCGAAACGACCGGAAATTAACTAG
- a CDS encoding carbon storage regulator, with protein MLVLTRKKSEMIHIGENIVVKVIRTGKGHVKIGIEAPADVRVLRAELCEEPVDASQLENALENEEEIQLQLSVA; from the coding sequence ATGTTAGTACTGACCCGCAAAAAATCAGAAATGATCCATATCGGCGAAAACATCGTTGTCAAAGTGATTAGAACAGGCAAAGGGCACGTCAAGATTGGAATCGAAGCTCCTGCTGACGTCCGAGTGCTGCGAGCAGAGCTCTGTGAAGAGCCTGTTGATGCCAGCCAACTCGAAAACGCCCTCGAGAATGAAGAAGAGATTCAACTGCAGCTATCAGTCGCCTAA
- the gatB gene encoding Asp-tRNA(Asn)/Glu-tRNA(Gln) amidotransferase subunit GatB, whose product MDYKVVIGLEVHVQLLTNTKLFSGCINKFNPDNPNVQTDPVTIGLPGTLPVMNRKAFRLALETAIALNCTIARFTKWDRKQYYYPDLPKGYQISQYDMPFSEHGWLEIPTTDDTVEPRQIRILRAHLEEDAGKNMHDETGGGGDSHVDLNRAGTPLIEIVSQPDITSAAEARAYLEELKLLLSYIGVSDCNMQEGSLRCDANINLHVLKDGETIPTPIVEVKNVNSFRNVELACEYEIIRQQKEFEETGKRLGEVEKETRGWDAVRGTTFAQRGKEDASDYRYFPDPDLVPVVVSDEILNDAQASLCELPAARRQRFLKEYSLTPYDANVIIEKLGAFADYFETVAKGCDDGKQAANWVTQDVTREMNDRGLSIEEFPIKADVLAALLAKVIKGDLTIKSAREVFMELLEVPATECTSAKIDQIIDEKGLGAVQDTGQITEVINAVVSRNEKAASDIREGKLQAAGPMIGQVMKELKGADPKTVRQMIIDHIQGN is encoded by the coding sequence ATGGATTACAAAGTTGTCATCGGCTTAGAAGTACACGTGCAATTGCTGACGAATACCAAGTTATTCAGCGGCTGCATTAACAAATTCAATCCGGACAATCCCAACGTCCAGACAGATCCCGTGACCATCGGGCTGCCAGGGACATTGCCGGTCATGAACCGCAAGGCTTTCCGACTGGCTCTCGAAACTGCGATCGCGCTCAACTGCACGATCGCCCGGTTTACGAAGTGGGACCGCAAACAGTACTACTATCCCGACCTGCCCAAAGGGTATCAGATCAGCCAGTACGATATGCCATTCAGCGAGCATGGCTGGCTAGAAATCCCGACGACGGATGACACGGTTGAACCACGACAAATCCGCATTCTGCGTGCTCATCTTGAAGAAGATGCCGGTAAGAACATGCACGACGAAACGGGCGGAGGAGGGGACTCTCACGTCGACTTGAATCGCGCGGGAACGCCGCTGATTGAAATCGTTTCGCAACCCGACATTACTTCCGCCGCTGAAGCAAGAGCTTATCTTGAAGAACTGAAACTGCTCCTGTCCTACATCGGAGTTTCCGACTGCAACATGCAGGAAGGTTCTCTTCGCTGCGATGCGAACATCAACCTGCACGTCCTCAAAGATGGCGAAACAATCCCTACTCCAATCGTGGAAGTTAAAAACGTCAACAGCTTCCGCAACGTGGAACTCGCGTGCGAATACGAAATCATCCGTCAGCAGAAAGAGTTTGAAGAGACAGGCAAACGTCTTGGCGAAGTCGAAAAAGAGACCCGTGGATGGGACGCCGTTCGCGGTACGACCTTCGCCCAACGGGGCAAGGAAGATGCTTCCGACTACCGGTACTTCCCCGATCCCGACCTCGTCCCTGTTGTTGTTTCGGACGAGATACTGAACGACGCTCAAGCGAGCCTCTGCGAATTGCCTGCGGCCCGCCGACAGCGATTTCTGAAAGAGTACAGCCTCACCCCTTACGACGCGAATGTCATCATCGAAAAGCTGGGCGCCTTCGCCGACTACTTCGAAACCGTCGCTAAAGGTTGTGACGATGGCAAACAGGCTGCCAATTGGGTGACTCAGGATGTGACTCGCGAGATGAACGACCGGGGTCTATCGATCGAAGAGTTTCCCATCAAAGCGGACGTTCTCGCTGCCTTGCTAGCTAAAGTGATCAAAGGGGATTTGACGATCAAGTCGGCACGAGAGGTCTTCATGGAACTGCTTGAAGTCCCCGCCACCGAATGCACCTCTGCCAAAATCGACCAGATCATCGACGAAAAAGGGCTGGGAGCTGTTCAGGATACAGGCCAGATCACCGAGGTCATCAACGCCGTCGTCTCCCGCAATGAAAAAGCAGCCAGCGACATTCGTGAAGGCAAACTTCAAGCCGCTGGCCCCATGATCGGTCAGGTCATGAAAGAGCTGAAAGGCGCCGACCCCAAGACTGTTCGCCAGATGATCATCGATCACATTCAAGGAAACTAG
- a CDS encoding S41 family peptidase, which translates to MMTHQFNNNADRNKTARSSRTQKSGWTANQIANRIVGACLLSIVFFFGAMANGAEPERDLREWLNQPLSSQQSYDYLEDHSNYSNVADPFASTYDNNQVSNEGRSRAPDRWYDRYHTETQTEVSPSLEDLIQERIEQMGYTRPVQDYKQQRPVQDRREQRPDYERSYYAPSDSGLNQNRDQNFELNIEKLKQLLEQYQGQPQSTPVPTQPSVQPTQPTTEPASTLSPKEERDRKLAARYGDPVIGRFIMGVSTQQALSLYQETARLIDTRHIEPTSYKERVEYALGNLDLAIQNQYFLSSNQISPSSQQISNFRNGLRQIHQNYPTTNASQAMNLINQTINMAQQTVGLRGSAVVTEFVFAATETLDKYSAFVPEDIYRKPSATLEDHIVGIGVEIKPEGDSILVVKALPGGPAANAGLKAGDLIMSIDGQSVSGKTLDWVVDRITGAEGSRIVLGMRRDSKNANVTLVRSRVTIQSVSEFKMVSSDVGYLKLEKFAKSSNEEMDKALWSLHNSGMKSLVIDLRGNPGGLLTTAIELSNKFITSGTIVSTRGRTAGDQSQEVATYEQTWKTPLVVLVDGNSASASEIFAAAIQENGRGIVVGERSYGKGTVQTHFPLQSVSGNLRITTAKFYSPNGREMAGAGVTPDITVQNDNYSGQDLVLERATEAARSTQAQNLAQGNSRNQNQTYPSLSSF; encoded by the coding sequence ATGATGACTCATCAATTCAATAATAACGCTGACCGAAACAAAACTGCTCGCTCTAGCCGGACACAAAAATCGGGTTGGACGGCTAATCAAATCGCCAATCGGATTGTAGGTGCCTGCCTGCTTTCCATCGTCTTCTTCTTTGGGGCGATGGCAAACGGAGCCGAGCCAGAACGAGACCTGCGGGAATGGTTGAACCAACCTCTCTCGTCTCAACAGAGCTACGACTATCTTGAAGATCACTCCAACTACAGTAACGTCGCTGATCCTTTCGCTTCTACTTACGATAATAACCAGGTCAGTAATGAAGGGAGAAGTCGGGCACCTGATCGTTGGTACGACCGATATCACACAGAAACTCAAACCGAAGTCTCCCCTTCACTCGAAGATTTGATTCAGGAACGAATTGAACAGATGGGTTACACCCGCCCTGTTCAGGATTATAAACAACAACGACCTGTGCAAGATCGTCGCGAACAGCGTCCTGATTACGAACGGTCTTACTACGCTCCTTCTGATTCCGGTTTGAATCAGAATCGTGACCAGAACTTTGAGCTGAACATTGAAAAGCTCAAACAACTTCTCGAACAGTACCAGGGACAACCTCAGTCGACTCCGGTTCCGACTCAGCCTTCTGTTCAACCTACCCAGCCTACTACTGAACCGGCCAGCACTTTAAGTCCTAAGGAAGAACGTGATCGTAAACTGGCCGCTCGTTATGGCGACCCTGTTATTGGGAGATTCATTATGGGCGTCAGTACACAACAGGCACTCTCTTTGTACCAGGAAACGGCTCGGTTGATTGATACACGACACATCGAACCTACTTCTTACAAAGAACGTGTTGAATACGCTTTGGGTAACCTCGACCTGGCGATTCAGAACCAGTACTTTCTGTCCTCTAACCAGATTTCACCTTCGTCTCAGCAGATCAGCAACTTTCGTAATGGCTTGCGTCAGATTCACCAGAACTACCCCACGACCAATGCGAGTCAGGCAATGAACTTGATCAACCAGACGATCAACATGGCACAGCAGACTGTTGGTTTACGTGGATCGGCTGTGGTGACGGAATTTGTCTTCGCAGCAACGGAAACTTTGGATAAATACTCCGCCTTCGTTCCTGAAGACATCTATCGGAAACCAAGTGCAACTTTGGAAGATCACATCGTCGGAATCGGCGTCGAGATCAAACCTGAAGGAGATAGTATCCTCGTTGTGAAAGCCCTGCCTGGTGGCCCTGCTGCCAACGCTGGACTGAAAGCGGGAGACTTGATCATGAGTATTGATGGTCAGTCGGTCAGTGGAAAAACACTCGACTGGGTGGTGGACCGAATCACGGGTGCTGAAGGAAGTCGAATTGTTCTCGGAATGCGACGCGATTCGAAAAACGCCAACGTCACTCTGGTTCGATCACGAGTTACGATTCAGTCGGTCTCTGAGTTCAAAATGGTCAGCTCCGATGTGGGGTACCTGAAACTTGAAAAGTTCGCCAAATCTTCTAACGAAGAAATGGATAAAGCTCTGTGGAGTCTGCACAACAGTGGGATGAAATCGCTGGTCATCGACTTGCGAGGCAACCCTGGTGGCCTGCTGACAACGGCGATTGAATTGTCAAACAAGTTCATCACCTCTGGAACAATTGTTTCAACCCGAGGACGAACTGCTGGCGATCAGTCGCAAGAAGTCGCTACTTACGAACAGACTTGGAAAACTCCCCTGGTTGTTCTGGTTGATGGTAACAGTGCCAGTGCCAGCGAAATCTTCGCTGCGGCGATTCAGGAGAACGGACGGGGAATCGTAGTGGGCGAACGCTCTTACGGTAAAGGAACTGTTCAAACTCACTTCCCGCTGCAGTCGGTTTCCGGCAACCTGCGAATCACGACCGCGAAGTTTTACTCGCCCAACGGTCGCGAAATGGCAGGAGCGGGAGTGACCCCGGACATCACGGTTCAGAACGACAACTACTCCGGTCAGGACCTGGTCCTCGAACGGGCAACGGAAGCGGCTCGCAGCACCCAGGCTCAAAACCTGGCTCAAGGCAACAGCCGCAACCAGAACCAGACCTACCCAAGTCTCTCTTCCTTCTAA
- a CDS encoding KAP family P-loop NTPase fold protein: protein MEIPTFDDDLLDLSDFADRLEKFIEVEHHFVQGGLVLALNSKYGSGKSTFLRMWKNRLEKRDNKPMVISLNAWESDYYGDPLFAIISSLIESLNQNNKDAQRIIDAAKDLGWFATAIGGQIAAQITGINFEAAGDFAEKKREQRESKEETSETHSDTFSVYESRKHAMSNLKEAIEEHVGSTEPRTIFLVDELDRCRPDYAISYLETIKHIFDVQGAVFILAADRDHLENSAKTAFGRDLDFDEYIRKIVHREIALPTLVEANYQKIASEYVKYYLERNDLRFTRLKKNTSQYKRIHELAHLFNLTPRQIQEMFRLIGHVFNAQSENEHPLFWCLEIRTFFMVAMKIGRREDYFNFGHQNYSAIETYDFLKIVLRNKDTKWWFMLLMTGEAFKIASHGECFKILVEVGLASQEEEKFYSERLDKFAQGWGFSNHGRFKQIFETIEQISCWN from the coding sequence TTGGAAATCCCCACATTCGATGATGATCTTCTTGATCTATCCGACTTTGCCGATAGATTAGAGAAGTTTATTGAGGTCGAACACCATTTCGTTCAAGGAGGACTCGTCCTCGCACTGAATTCGAAATACGGCTCCGGAAAATCCACTTTTTTGAGAATGTGGAAGAACCGGCTTGAAAAAAGAGACAACAAGCCGATGGTCATTTCACTCAACGCGTGGGAGAGTGACTATTACGGAGATCCTCTGTTTGCAATCATTTCAAGTCTTATCGAATCTCTAAATCAAAACAACAAAGACGCTCAAAGAATCATCGATGCGGCCAAGGACTTAGGCTGGTTTGCGACTGCGATTGGCGGACAAATAGCGGCCCAAATTACCGGAATCAATTTTGAGGCTGCAGGCGATTTCGCCGAGAAAAAACGCGAACAAAGAGAAAGCAAAGAAGAAACCTCAGAAACACATTCTGATACATTTTCAGTATATGAATCCAGAAAACATGCAATGAGCAACCTAAAAGAGGCCATTGAAGAGCATGTTGGCTCCACCGAACCTAGGACGATATTTCTTGTAGATGAACTTGACCGTTGCCGTCCAGATTATGCCATTTCATACCTAGAAACAATCAAACACATTTTCGATGTGCAAGGAGCCGTTTTTATTCTGGCGGCAGACAGAGATCATCTAGAGAACTCAGCTAAAACTGCCTTCGGTCGTGATTTGGATTTTGACGAATACATTCGTAAAATTGTGCACAGAGAAATCGCACTCCCAACCCTAGTAGAGGCAAATTATCAGAAAATTGCATCAGAATATGTAAAATATTATCTCGAACGAAACGATTTAAGATTTACTCGGCTCAAAAAAAACACATCTCAATATAAAAGGATCCATGAACTAGCCCATCTCTTCAATCTAACCCCAAGACAGATTCAAGAAATGTTCCGTCTAATTGGGCACGTCTTCAATGCTCAATCAGAAAATGAACACCCACTTTTCTGGTGCCTCGAAATTCGTACATTTTTTATGGTAGCGATGAAAATTGGACGCCGCGAAGACTATTTCAATTTTGGCCACCAGAATTATTCCGCAATAGAAACTTACGATTTTTTAAAAATTGTACTTCGCAACAAAGACACTAAATGGTGGTTCATGCTACTTATGACTGGAGAAGCTTTCAAAATCGCTTCACATGGGGAATGTTTCAAAATCCTTGTGGAGGTTGGTCTCGCGAGCCAGGAAGAGGAAAAATTTTACTCTGAGAGACTGGACAAATTCGCACAAGGATGGGGATTTTCGAACCACGGCCGATTCAAGCAGATTTTTGAGACTATTGAGCAAATTTCATGTTGGAACTAG
- the gatC gene encoding Asp-tRNA(Asn)/Glu-tRNA(Gln) amidotransferase subunit GatC: MSLSQDDVKKVASLSRLALTDDELAQMQQHLGQILDYFEILKDVDTENVEPLAHAIELHNVFREDEVLESLSREEALSNAPKTDGKYFLVPEILRNDKNK; the protein is encoded by the coding sequence ATGTCTCTTTCGCAGGACGATGTGAAAAAGGTCGCCAGCCTTTCCCGGTTGGCACTCACTGACGACGAACTCGCTCAAATGCAGCAACATCTGGGACAGATCCTGGATTACTTCGAGATTCTTAAGGACGTCGACACCGAGAATGTCGAGCCGTTGGCCCACGCGATTGAATTACATAACGTCTTCCGCGAAGATGAAGTCCTCGAATCGCTGTCTCGGGAAGAAGCGTTGTCGAATGCTCCCAAAACCGACGGCAAGTATTTTCTCGTGCCCGAAATTCTTCGAAACGACAAAAACAAATAA
- the proS gene encoding proline--tRNA ligase has product MAKQPKTAISPTREENYPEWYQQVIRAADLADLSPVRGCMVIKPWGWGIWENMQQALDRMFKDTGHENAYFPLFIPMSFLEKEAEHVDGFAKECAVVTHHRLEPGPDGGLVPAGELEEPLIVRPTSETIIGAMYAKWVQSHRDLPILINQWANVVRWELRTRMFLRTTEFLWQEGHTAHATEEEAVEETNKMLEVYADFAENWMAMPVIKGEKTAGERFPGAVSTLTIEAMMQDRKALQSGTSHFLGQNFSKAQGIQFQDQNGETCFAWTTSWGVSTRLIGALIMTHSDDDGLIVPPRLAPAQIILLPIHKLESEADVMEYCENLKKELEAQQFGGLPIRVKIDNRDIRGGEKNWQHIKRGVPLRVEVGPKDIEKGGVFVGRRDTGKKQGYDRKEFVSIAADILQEIQQELYDRALKLREDNTRAFNDFEEFAAYFTPKNEDEPEIHGGFAICHFVDCPEMEEKLKPLKVTARCIPLDRPANPGICIFTGQATDKIGIFAKAY; this is encoded by the coding sequence ATGGCCAAGCAACCCAAAACCGCAATCAGCCCGACTCGCGAAGAAAATTACCCGGAGTGGTATCAGCAGGTGATTCGAGCCGCCGACCTGGCGGATCTTTCACCCGTGCGCGGATGTATGGTCATCAAACCGTGGGGATGGGGAATCTGGGAGAACATGCAACAGGCCCTCGACCGCATGTTTAAAGATACCGGCCATGAAAACGCCTATTTCCCCCTCTTTATTCCGATGAGCTTCCTGGAGAAAGAAGCCGAGCACGTCGACGGCTTCGCCAAAGAGTGCGCCGTGGTGACCCATCATCGGCTTGAACCGGGACCGGATGGGGGCCTCGTCCCCGCTGGGGAACTGGAGGAGCCGCTGATCGTCCGTCCGACTTCGGAAACGATCATTGGGGCGATGTACGCGAAATGGGTGCAGTCCCACCGTGACCTGCCGATCCTAATCAACCAATGGGCGAACGTCGTCCGCTGGGAATTACGAACCCGGATGTTCCTTCGCACGACCGAGTTCCTCTGGCAGGAAGGGCACACCGCACACGCCACCGAAGAAGAGGCGGTGGAAGAAACCAATAAAATGCTGGAAGTCTATGCCGACTTCGCCGAGAACTGGATGGCGATGCCCGTCATCAAGGGAGAGAAAACGGCCGGCGAACGGTTCCCTGGCGCCGTCAGCACGCTCACCATCGAAGCGATGATGCAGGACCGTAAAGCACTGCAATCGGGCACGTCTCACTTTCTTGGCCAGAACTTCTCCAAAGCCCAAGGAATTCAGTTCCAGGACCAGAATGGCGAAACCTGTTTCGCCTGGACGACCTCCTGGGGTGTCTCGACTCGCTTGATCGGTGCCTTGATCATGACTCACAGCGACGACGACGGTTTGATCGTTCCTCCGCGTCTGGCTCCCGCGCAGATCATTCTGCTCCCGATCCACAAACTGGAGAGCGAGGCCGACGTCATGGAGTACTGCGAAAACCTCAAGAAGGAACTCGAAGCTCAGCAATTCGGCGGATTACCTATTCGAGTCAAAATTGACAACCGCGACATCCGTGGCGGTGAGAAAAACTGGCAACACATTAAACGAGGCGTGCCGCTTCGTGTGGAAGTTGGTCCCAAAGACATCGAGAAGGGGGGCGTCTTCGTCGGACGTCGCGACACGGGTAAAAAACAGGGTTACGACCGAAAAGAGTTTGTTTCCATCGCCGCCGACATTCTCCAGGAAATTCAACAGGAGCTGTACGACCGGGCTCTGAAACTACGCGAGGACAATACCCGCGCCTTCAATGACTTCGAAGAATTCGCCGCCTACTTCACTCCGAAAAACGAAGACGAACCCGAAATCCACGGTGGCTTCGCCATCTGTCATTTCGTCGACTGCCCTGAGATGGAAGAAAAACTTAAACCGCTTAAAGTCACCGCTCGCTGTATTCCGCTCGACCGCCCCGCCAATCCCGGCATCTGCATCTTCACTGGCCAGGCGACGGACAAAATCGGAATCTTCGCGAAGGCGTATTAA
- a CDS encoding DUF4328 domain-containing protein: protein MSEILTTSEFSSDLQLLKRFLPLSRYTVPLFYSLILFQVALALLLILTASLLHLGRDRIQQDEGLWFLSLVIFNLNLFVILFVFAVYGLGILWVHRASSNLRSINSNSSRWFPYVATFCVTVPYLNIVTSFFYMTKLYRCSSVDPDLRESTWWRIPGAVFWRCLVVNFFMVSSLVINSLLARSEFDQRTIPAIIGIIGYSIVTLLVCSMSTLTLVNHISRMQQERYEALSRSGKPECLQCGGSVAMELPHCPVCGRSSDRGSLTRS from the coding sequence ATGTCTGAAATCTTAACTACTTCAGAGTTTTCAAGTGATCTCCAGCTTCTAAAGAGATTTCTTCCACTGAGCCGATACACGGTGCCGTTGTTTTACTCGCTGATTCTATTTCAGGTCGCTCTGGCTCTTTTACTTATACTGACCGCCTCTTTGCTTCATCTGGGGAGGGATAGAATCCAGCAGGACGAAGGTCTTTGGTTTTTATCGCTCGTCATTTTTAACTTGAACTTATTCGTGATCCTCTTTGTTTTTGCTGTTTACGGCCTGGGGATCCTGTGGGTCCATCGAGCTTCCTCGAACCTGCGATCAATCAATTCGAATTCGAGTCGCTGGTTCCCCTACGTGGCTACCTTCTGCGTGACAGTCCCCTACTTGAATATCGTGACCAGTTTCTTTTACATGACGAAGCTTTATCGATGCAGTTCTGTCGATCCCGATCTGCGGGAGAGTACATGGTGGCGAATTCCGGGAGCCGTTTTCTGGCGATGTCTCGTAGTGAATTTCTTTATGGTATCCAGCCTGGTCATCAATTCTCTTTTGGCTCGTTCTGAATTTGATCAAAGAACAATCCCCGCGATCATAGGAATAATCGGCTATTCTATTGTCACTCTTCTCGTTTGCTCTATGTCGACTTTAACATTGGTAAATCACATCTCTCGCATGCAGCAGGAGCGTTACGAAGCTTTATCTCGATCCGGTAAACCGGAATGTCTCCAGTGTGGTGGATCAGTAGCGATGGAACTCCCTCACTGCCCAGTCTGTGGCAGGTCTTCGGATCGGGGTTCTTTAACCAGATCTTAA
- the rpmB gene encoding 50S ribosomal protein L28, producing MTQKCEVCGKSVQVGNSVKQRGKAKYLGGNGRKTTGITKRQFKPNLQRIRVQDGGTVARKRVCTQCIRSNKVQKAVVRKPFTLPTVK from the coding sequence ATGACTCAGAAATGTGAAGTTTGCGGCAAGTCGGTTCAGGTTGGCAACAGTGTGAAACAACGTGGTAAAGCCAAATACCTCGGCGGTAACGGTCGTAAAACGACTGGTATTACCAAACGACAGTTCAAACCGAATCTGCAGCGTATTCGCGTGCAGGATGGTGGCACCGTTGCCCGTAAACGCGTTTGTACTCAGTGCATTCGCTCGAACAAAGTGCAAAAAGCAGTTGTTCGCAAGCCGTTTACACTTCCGACCGTTAAGTAA